In Peromyscus eremicus chromosome 2, PerEre_H2_v1, whole genome shotgun sequence, a single genomic region encodes these proteins:
- the Spata31f3 gene encoding protein SPATA31F3 isoform X1, with protein MKSQGWLPQEGSVRRLLCSEPSCSICNAMAMEIQQLLGIENKMASPVSLRASQSFPCLEALPSSKAELDKSPELCSQHSRDVSQASSLTPSQSTDQKSSTQSAAPSTGDSNVQYYCPDPPQKQEPQGSNVSRDAGSLSSSSVEEPGVPANQQKRRKRTKKFVLKDQAPPDADAENKMTFFSHWVNPEVKCNRLEEPFVLSKSETEAKPKIKEPEKSQTPIRANTEKTTKDPKAKPLGAKKNI; from the exons ATGAAAAG CCAGGGCTGGCTTCCTCAGGAAGGAAGTGTCCGGCGGCTCCTGTGCTCAGAGCCTTCCTGCTCAATTTGCAATGCTATGGCCATGGAAATCCAGCAGTTGCTGGGGATAGAAAACAAAATGGCCTCTCCTGTCTCACTGAGAGCCTCACAGAGCTTTCCTTGCCTGGAGGCCCTGCCTTCCTCGAAAGCGGAGCTTGACAAGAGCCCAGAGCTCTGTTCCCAACACTCCAGAGATGTTTCACAGGCATCCAGCCTCACGCCGTCACAATCAACAGACCAGAAATCTTCCACTCAGTCAGCTGCCCCATCAACTGGTGATTCCAACGTGCAATATTACTGTCCGGATCCACCGCAAAAGCAGGAACCTCAAGGGTCAAACGTGTCCCGGGATGCAGGCTCTCTGTCTTCTTCAAGTGTGGAAGAACCCGGGGTTCCTGCAAACCagcaaaagaggagaaagagaaccaaGAAGTTTGTCCTGAAGGACCAAG CACCCCCAGACGCTGATGCGGAAAATAAGATGACGTTCTTTTCACACTGGGTCAACCCCGAGGTGAAATGCAACAGGCTGGAGGAACCCTTTGTCCTGTCTAAGTCTGAAACAGAGGCCAAACCCAAGATTAAGGAGCCAGAGAAGAGTCAAACTCCCATCAGAGCCAACACAGAGAAGACTACAAAAGACCCAAAAGCCAAGCCTCTCGGTGCCAAGAAGAACATTTGA
- the Spata31f3 gene encoding protein SPATA31F3 isoform X2 — protein sequence MMSSPTFILWDVGYPLYTYGSLFIIALFIWHIKRNRQGLRLGANKCYGRVKQRPRDRTPRGKSQTSKEEAEKLQKLLSIMKSQGWLPQEGSVRRLLCSEPSCSICNAMAMEIQQLLGIENKMASPVSLRASQSFPCLEALPSSKAELDKSPELCSQHSRDVSQASSLTPSQSTDQKSSTQSAAPSTGDSNVQYYCPDPPQKQEPQGSNVSRDAGSLSSSSVEEPGVPANQQKRRKRTKKFVLKDQAPPDADAENKMTFFSHWVNPEVKCNRLEEPFVLSKSETEAKPKIKEPEKSQTPIRANTEKTTKDPKAKPLGAKKNI from the exons ATGATGTCGAGCCCTACTTTTATTCTGTGGGATGTGGGATACCCATTATATACTTATGGATCTCTATTCATTATTGCATTATTTATTTGGCATATTAAAAGGAACCGTCAAGGATTAAGGTTGGGAGCTAACAAG tgtTACGGAAGAGTCAAACAAAGGCCTAGAGACAGAACACCAAGAGGTAAATCCCA AACGTCCAAGGAAGAAGCCGAGAAGCTGCAGAAGCTGCTCTCTATCATGAAAAG CCAGGGCTGGCTTCCTCAGGAAGGAAGTGTCCGGCGGCTCCTGTGCTCAGAGCCTTCCTGCTCAATTTGCAATGCTATGGCCATGGAAATCCAGCAGTTGCTGGGGATAGAAAACAAAATGGCCTCTCCTGTCTCACTGAGAGCCTCACAGAGCTTTCCTTGCCTGGAGGCCCTGCCTTCCTCGAAAGCGGAGCTTGACAAGAGCCCAGAGCTCTGTTCCCAACACTCCAGAGATGTTTCACAGGCATCCAGCCTCACGCCGTCACAATCAACAGACCAGAAATCTTCCACTCAGTCAGCTGCCCCATCAACTGGTGATTCCAACGTGCAATATTACTGTCCGGATCCACCGCAAAAGCAGGAACCTCAAGGGTCAAACGTGTCCCGGGATGCAGGCTCTCTGTCTTCTTCAAGTGTGGAAGAACCCGGGGTTCCTGCAAACCagcaaaagaggagaaagagaaccaaGAAGTTTGTCCTGAAGGACCAAG CACCCCCAGACGCTGATGCGGAAAATAAGATGACGTTCTTTTCACACTGGGTCAACCCCGAGGTGAAATGCAACAGGCTGGAGGAACCCTTTGTCCTGTCTAAGTCTGAAACAGAGGCCAAACCCAAGATTAAGGAGCCAGAGAAGAGTCAAACTCCCATCAGAGCCAACACAGAGAAGACTACAAAAGACCCAAAAGCCAAGCCTCTCGGTGCCAAGAAGAACATTTGA
- the Spata31f3 gene encoding protein SPATA31F3 isoform X3 — MMSSPTFILWDVGYPLYTYGSLFIIALFIWHIKRNRQGLRLGANKVGKYCDQCYGRVKQRPRDRTPRVKRTSKEEAEKLQKLLSIMKSQGWLPQEGSVRRLLCSEPSCSICNAMAMEIQQLLGIENKMASPVSLRASQSFPCLEALPSSKAELDKSPELCSQHSRDVSQASSLTPSQSTDQKSSTQSAAPSTGDSNVQYYCPDPPQKQEPQGSNVSRDAGSLSSSSVEEPGVPANQQKRRKRTKKFVLKDQAPPDADAENKMTFFSHWVNPEVKCNRLEEPFVLSKSETEAKPKIKEPEKSQTPIRANTEKTTKDPKAKPLGAKKNI; from the exons ATGATGTCGAGCCCTACTTTTATTCTGTGGGATGTGGGATACCCATTATATACTTATGGATCTCTATTCATTATTGCATTATTTATTTGGCATATTAAAAGGAACCGTCAAGGATTAAGGTTGGGAGCTAACAAGGTAGGGAAATACTGTGACCAG tgtTACGGAAGAGTCAAACAAAGGCCTAGAGACAGAACACCAAGAG tTAAGAGAACGTCCAAGGAAGAAGCCGAGAAGCTGCAGAAGCTGCTCTCTATCATGAAAAG CCAGGGCTGGCTTCCTCAGGAAGGAAGTGTCCGGCGGCTCCTGTGCTCAGAGCCTTCCTGCTCAATTTGCAATGCTATGGCCATGGAAATCCAGCAGTTGCTGGGGATAGAAAACAAAATGGCCTCTCCTGTCTCACTGAGAGCCTCACAGAGCTTTCCTTGCCTGGAGGCCCTGCCTTCCTCGAAAGCGGAGCTTGACAAGAGCCCAGAGCTCTGTTCCCAACACTCCAGAGATGTTTCACAGGCATCCAGCCTCACGCCGTCACAATCAACAGACCAGAAATCTTCCACTCAGTCAGCTGCCCCATCAACTGGTGATTCCAACGTGCAATATTACTGTCCGGATCCACCGCAAAAGCAGGAACCTCAAGGGTCAAACGTGTCCCGGGATGCAGGCTCTCTGTCTTCTTCAAGTGTGGAAGAACCCGGGGTTCCTGCAAACCagcaaaagaggagaaagagaaccaaGAAGTTTGTCCTGAAGGACCAAG CACCCCCAGACGCTGATGCGGAAAATAAGATGACGTTCTTTTCACACTGGGTCAACCCCGAGGTGAAATGCAACAGGCTGGAGGAACCCTTTGTCCTGTCTAAGTCTGAAACAGAGGCCAAACCCAAGATTAAGGAGCCAGAGAAGAGTCAAACTCCCATCAGAGCCAACACAGAGAAGACTACAAAAGACCCAAAAGCCAAGCCTCTCGGTGCCAAGAAGAACATTTGA